DNA from Clupea harengus chromosome 2, Ch_v2.0.2, whole genome shotgun sequence:
tgtcacacacacacacacacacacacacacacacacacacacacacacacacacgtttatttaCCACACACCGCCTGACCACAGCGCCTACAGtgatgctgtcacacacacacacacacacacacacacacacacacgtttatttaCCACACACCGCCTGACCACAGCGCCTACAGtgatgctgtcacacacacacacacacccacacacacacatattgctgTGTGTCTAAGGCAATCTTCTTGCTGtgtacagtaagtgtgtgtgtcacctatCTGAGGACAATCttcttgctgtttgtgtgtgtttgtgtgtgtgtgtgtatgtgtatgtgtatgtgtgtgtgtctccgtgtgtgtgtgtgtgtgtgtgtgtgtgtgtgtgtgtgtatgtgtatgtgtgtgtgtctccgtgtgtgtgtgtgtgtctccgtgtgtgtgtgtgtgtgtgtgtatgtgtatgtgtgtgtgtctccgtgtgtgtgtgtgtgtgtgtgtgtggtgtgtatgtgaatgtgtatgtgtgtgtgtgtgtgtgtatgtgtatgtgtgtgtgtctccgtgtgtgtgtgtgtgtgtctccgtgtgtgtgtgtgtgtgtgtgtgtggtgtgtatgtgtgtatgtgtatgtgtgtgtgtgtgtgtgtgtgtgtgtgtgtgtgtgtgtgtgtgtgtgtgtgatacctgtctAAGGCCAATCTTCTTGCTGTCCCACATCTGTTTGAAGTTCCAGAAGAACGGCTGCTCACACTTCTGACATGAGTCACTGTCCAACCACTCAggcgtctacacacacacacacacacacaaatacacacacacacatatacacacacacacacacatacacacacacacacacacacacacacacacacacacatatatataagtgtgtgtgtgtgtgtgtgtgtgtgtgtgtacctgtgtgtgtgtatgtgtgtgtgtgtgtgtgtgtgtgtgtatatgtgtgtgtgtgtatttgtgtgtgtgtgtgtgtgtgtgtgtgtgtgttacctcttgTCGCTCCACCTCCATGTCCCAGATGACGATGCCTCCATCAGATCCACAGGAAATCAGCTGACGAGTGTGAGGAGCATAGCAGAGGCCCTGGACCctatcactgcacacacacagacacacacacacacacacacacacacacacacacacacacacaattaattacacaaacacacgcgtgtACGTGTACCACCACAAACATTCTCTGGTGCAAtaaacatgtatgtttgtgtgtgtatgtttatgtgtgtgtgtgtgtgtgtgtgtgtgtgtgtgtgtctgtgtgtctgtggtgtgtgtgtgtgtgtgtgtgtattaataagtgtgtgtgtgtgtgtgtgtgtgtgtgtgtgtgtgtgtgtgtctgtggtgtgtgtgtgtgtgtgtgtgtattaataagtgtgtgtgtgtgtgggtgtgtgtgtgtgtatgtatgtatgtatgtatgtatgtgtgagtgtgtgtgtgtgtgtgtgtgtctgtggtgtgtgtgtgtgtgtgtgtattaataagtgtgtgtgtgtgtgtgtgtgtgtgtgtgtgtgtgtgtgtgtgtgtgtgtgtgtgtacttgtgacCCTGCATCTCGATGGCGGTGCCCTTGCGTCCTCCGATGTCCCACATGATGATGGAATGATCTGAGCTGCCAGAGAACAGGACCCTCTGCATGGCGTCCCAACACAGAGCAGTCacactacctacacacacacacacacacacacacacacacacacacacattatacacccAGCACAAAGCAGTGacactacctacacacacacacacacacacacacacacacattatacaccaAGCACAGAGCAGTGacactacctacacacacacacacacacacacacacacattatacacccagcacagagcagttacactacctacacacacacacacacacacacacacacacttattaatacacacacacacacacacacacacacacacttcagcacagaGCAGTTACACTACCTAaacactagggctgtcaacgaatattctaaattcgaacatatattcgaatagttgttaaaaacagaatttcgaatgtgaaaattaatattcgaatgtaaatGCCGTTTCATGCCACGGAAAAGTTTCATGTTTaccacagcccagctcgctCGGAGCGTTCAATGTCGGTTCTGTACTGTAAAACttcaattaatgttaataatattagtTTCAATCACTGAATGAAGCCTGCCATATTTGGGACAAGAATCGCGACCTTAAATTGCTTGCACAAAAACTCTTGATCAGCACTCAGCATTTGTTTATTATTGTCGTTCATTCAAACCGAtatgcgcagagagcgcgacgatgcgggagagagagagagagagagagaaaaagaaagaaagagtgcgtgtgtgtgtgcgagaggccaaggtctgcggtcttggccattagttcatttacttatttctgtgtaggtaatatgttgttaaatatgtttaaacttaaataaattacttatgtgcctgtgtgtgtgtgtgtgtgtgtgtgtgtgtgtgtgtgtgtgtgtgtgtgtgtgtgtatctctgtgtttgtgtctgtgtctgtgtctgtgcctgtgtctgtgcctgtgtgtgtggtgtgtgtgtgtgtctgtgtgtgtgtctgtgtgtgtgtctgtgtctgtgtctgtgtctgtgtgtgtgtgtgtgtgtacctgtgtgtcctTTAAAGGTGGTGACGAGGCTGCAGGTGTTCTGGTCCAGCTTGAGGATGGTCACCTGCCCAGACTGATCGCCCACGAACACGTGACGCGTCTCCACATCAAacctgacacactcactcaggaaAACACTCActtcttactgtgtgtgtgtgtgtgtgtgtgtttgtgtgtgtgtatgtgtctgagtgtgtgtgtgtgtgtgtgtgtgtctgtgtgtgagtgtgtgtgcgtgtgtgtatgtgtgtgtctgagtgtgtgtgtgtgtgtgtgtgtgtgtgtgtctgtgtgtgtgtgtgtgtggtctctgtgtgtgtgtgtatgtgtgtgtgtgtgtgtgtgtgtgtgtgtgtgtgtttgtgtgtgtgtatgtgtctgagtgtgtgtgtgtgtgtgtgtgtgtgtctgtgtgtgagtgtgtgtgcgtgtgtgtatgtgtgtgtctgagtgtgtgtgtgtgtgtgtgtgtgtgtgtgtctgtgtgtgtgtgtgtgtggtctctgtgtgtgtgtgtatgtgtgtgtgtgtgtgtgtgtgtgtgtgtgtttgtaggataCTGGAGTCCGGTGACCCAGGCTGCAGTTCTGTGTGTGCCCAGTAGTTGGCCGCTCTCGGTGCAGTGCCAACAGATGCTCCGGTCTTGAGCCGCGGTCAGAAGCCATTCCATCTCCAGAACGAAGAGGACCGCCGTCACGCGAGAACCATGGGCTacggggagaacacacacacacacgcgcattacgcacacacacacacacacacattacgcacacgcacacgcactcacactcacacgcacacacacacacgcacacacacacacacacacacgtattacgcacacgcacacacacacacacacacattacgcacacgcacacacactcacactcacacgcattacgcacacgcacacacacacacacacacacacacacacgcattacgCACAGATCAGCAGACGAGAtcagcagaaaaacacacacttatagacacacacccacactcacacacacacacacagaactgcagCCTGGGTCACTGGACTACagtatcctacacacacacacacacacacacacacacacacacacacacacacacacacacatcctgtacaCACTGCACTTCCCTTTACTGTGTTGAACCCAGCCAGCCTTACCCTGGTATGTGTGCGCAGGGGTTATCTTGTTGTAGTCCTCTGATACGATGAAATCCTAgtacaacccacacacacacacacacacgcacacacacacacacacacacacacacacacacacacacacacacacacacacacaaacacacacacacacagacacacacacacacacagacacacacacagacacacacacacacacacacacgcacacacacacacacacacacacacagacacacacacacacacgcacacacacacacacacacacacacacacacacacacactgatttaggATGACAGCACTGGACAGTAAGAGCAGACTAGTTATGGTACCATTGCTATGGTAACAAGGTGTGTGCCATGGCAACGGTGGACTCACCAACACGACTCCGTTGTCCATCCCAACAGATAGACGCCGGGTCTCTGGGTTAAAGGACATACAGGAACAGGACactgagagggggagaaagagtgtgtgtgttagaatatatgtgtgtgttcatgtgtgtgtgttcatgtgtgttcatgtgtgtgtgtgttcatgtgtgtgttataatccatgtgtgtgtgttcatgtgtgtgtgttcatgtgtgtgttataatccACACTGGGCCAGTACTAGCAtcatgttagcattagcacactCACCAGGCATGCTGTGGTACTAGCAtcatgttagcattagcatactcACCAGGCATGCTGTGGTACTAGCAtcatgttagcattagcatactcACCAGGCATGCTGTGGTACTAGCTCATGTTAGcatcattagcattagcatactcACCAGGCATGCTGTGGTACTAGCTCATGTTAGcatcattagcattagcatactcACCAGGCATGCTGTGGTACTAGCTCATGTTAGcatcattagcattagcatactcACCAGGCATGCTGTGGTACTAGCTCATGTTAGcatcattagcattagcatactcACCAGGCATGCTGTGGTACTAGCTCATGTTAGcatcattagcattagcatactcACCAGGCATGCTGTGGTACTAGCAtcatgttagcattagcatactcACCAGGCATGCTGTGGTACTAGCTCATGTTAGcatcattagcattagcatactcACCAGGCATGCTGTGGTACTAGCTCATGTTAGCATCATTAGCATACTCACCAGGCATGCTGTGGTACTAGCATCATGTTAGcatcattagcattagcatactcACCAGGCATGCTGTGGTACACACTGGGCCAGTACTGCCCACTGTCTCTCTTCAGCCACACACGGAtggtcctgcacacacacacacacacacacacacacacacacacacagagaaaagttTAGTTCTGCAGGGACAAGAGGACTTAAGTGCTAATTGAAGGCAGAGATCAAGATTCTGTTGAttggttgttgatatttgagctcaacagccaatccaTGCTCCTGATGTGACGTGTTGACGCTGGAACTGTTCTTAGCCTCTATGTGGGGatgaggatgttgacatgctatttgtcaggaaacttttcaggagatggaagaggagacgacagcttggccgtaacgtaggttgcatgcatagatgcagaccacccgcgtgaaacgctttgcaacattacctgtcgcacgctaatagaagttaataagttgctagttagctagacaacactagctagttagcttgcatgctacgtgacaccagcgaagttgatgatctcatttgacgggatgtgaaacgttatgtcacaagcccacgctatctgtacatggcttacttttgcatatatggaatttatatagctaacttggcaataaccttacatagattagtctagaaatcctagaagggatgttattaaactgtaagtcagttaaccaacgttagctttccaagttagccaagttgcatttccagagtgtagttgttcaagttcacggaggtactgttcaagtatgaacattgtgacgtgaaaatataaataaatctgccatatttgaaatcatttcaatagtttcatgagtgaatgtctatttctaaaatgatacaaatcaagtttttaatgttccgtatctacagcaataccctatcataataacagattcattctagtacaggagaggcttttcaataattaaaaagcagaggtgtatatatcggtatcggcaatcggccaaaatgagcttttaaatatcggcatatcggatatcggctatcGGCtaaaaattcaatatcgtgcatccctactgTATTAACACACCTGAGTGACTGTACTAACACCTGAGTGTTTAATTAACACCTGAGTGATTTAGactgtattaacacacacacacacacacacacacacacacacacacacgttttttaGACTGTATTAACACCTGAGTGTTTTAAGACTGtattaacacccacacacacacacacatgtaacagaGTTGAAATGAACCTAACTTTAGATTAAGTGAATTCAAACaaaatttgtatttcacatacCATTGTGATCCAATGTTTTTTGATGTTCTATGTGAAACCTGGAAATGTCCTAAATACTATACTGCATTCACTAAGGTTCAATATGAGGCTGCGCGactgcttgtttattttctttcactttaacGCATTTTGGGCGTTTGCGCTTCCCGTACCTTAGAGCTAGTCTATCCCTGTTTGAGGTAAGCAAGCTTTGGGAGCGCTCTGTGAATAATTTGATATTTTAATAAATGAACATGTTTTACTTACTAACTATtgattgtatataaatgtatataagtTGCACTAATGAACGCTCTAGCAAACTAACGATAGGAAGTGATTTGTAAAGGTTGTAACCAACATAAAGTATATTTTGGCGGCAACCATGCTGTGCTATGCGTTAGGGAGAGCTTTGTCCTGAGTTTGGTTTTGTGATTTTTCAGACGTATGTATGCAGCAGCGTTTGCAGTAAAGATTTTGTGGACTaattgtttctattgtgaatGCAGGTATGTGgtttgtacaaaatgtaaatgtttaagaACGTTCAAACTATACGATCATTCAGTGTGCTATGccagtgctgtctgtctttttgtttggtttatttagTCCTTTGGTTTGCACGAAGATTAACAAGCCGTGCATTTTGATTTCCATATGATTTAGAATGCTTTGCAACGCATGCGGTTAGCCAGTAAGGCAGTGTTTGCTAGCGGGTACCTGAGAGCTAGTCTATCCCTGTTGGAGATGTACGTATGCAGTCGCGTTTGCAGTAAATATTTTGTGGACTaattgtttctattgtgaatGCAGGCAATAAAAGCCACTGTGAAGAACCCCTGGTCCGATTCTCTGTCATTGATATACACGAGAATGAGGgtcgttacacacacacacacacacacacacacacacacacacctgagtgttTTAGACTGTATTAACACACCTGAGTGTTTTAGACTGAAGACACACCTGAGTGTTTTAAGactgtattaacacacacacacacacacacacacctgagtgttTTAAGCGCACAATGAGGTGCTCTGGATTTGAtcaaaaatatgtatgtatacagtactgtgcaaaagttttaggcaggtgtgaaaaaatgctgtaagtcattgagtctgtctgggattacatgaagagacagaaggatttgaggaaccctaaatccacagaagatctgtggttagcgctccaagatgtttggaacaacctaccagccgagttccttcaaaaactgtgtgcaagtgtacctagaagaattgatgctgttttgaaggcaaagggtggtcacaccaaatattgatttgatttagatttatcttctgttcattcactgcattttattaattgatgaaaagaaactgttaacacttccatgtttgaaagcattcttagtttacagcatttttttcacacctgcctaaaacttttatATGTACAGACTCTGCCTTCAAGGCAAAGATTTTTAaaagtctttcactctctctctctctcacacacacacacatataaacacacacacacacacagctcctcacaccatttctctctctctctctctttctcacacacacacacacacacacacacacagacacagacacagacacaaaaacacacacagacacaaaaacacacacagacacacacacacacagacacacaacacacacagctcctcacaccatttctctctctctttctcacacacacacacacacacacacacacacacacacacacacacacacacacacacagacacacagacacaaaaacacacacagacacacacacacacacacacacacacacacaacacacacagctcctcacaccatttctctctctctttctctcacacacacacacacacacacacacacacacacacacacacacacacacacacacacagagacacacacacacacacacacacacacaaacacacacacagctattctCATTCTGTAACACTCTGGTGTCACATGATTGGTTGCTGTGAAACGACGCTTTGATCCGCAGAGCTGCGCCCCGATGAACGCGCGCAGAGACGGCGCCACCCACACTATCGAGGTCGCGAGCTCTCCCGTGAAGGGAGCTCAGCTCTGCGATGTTTTGAGCTGCCGCTGTTTTCTGGTCGCTTCTCGCTTCCCTCAGCTCTGTTCCAACTGCTGACGGTAGCAACGGATGCAGCGGGGGAACGGAACTACCCACCCCCCGGCCCCGGTCTGTCTTCACCGGTGCCCTAGCGGCTCCTACGGCACAGAACCCCGGCGCAACGTCGACTGCTCCAGGCGAGCAGATCAGCCTACCTGTCATCGGAGACGCTGATCACTCCGTCTTCTTTCGGGATGATGACCGCCGTGGTCACGAGCTCCTGCGACGTTTCGATCTTGCTCAGCAGCACAGGCTTTCGCGCCTGGGCACGAGGTCGGATCTCCGCGGCCATGTCGATGTTAAAACCGAGTTTCTATCACCTGGCGGGCGCGAGGTAACATACCAGCAGCACGGGCTGCACGGGGGTGCGCGAGGGTTTGTTGTGACAGACTGGGTTACTGCTCGTCAGCTGACCGCGTGCGCGCTCCCGAGActacgcacagacagacacatcatgTGGTCGGGGCTTCCTGAGGACTCGCGGGGTTGGAGGGGCGATCCAGAGTGTATGGAAATCGTAGCGCGGACAGGCACGCGCGCCGCTGACCGAGCGGAACACACCCTGAAGAGCCTCGAATATTTGCATAACCGGAAATGTGACGCTGAAAGTTGAACGGACGCACAGGCGGTTCGAGTAGCTTGCCAACAACACCAAACTGAATCACTcactggacaaacacacacacacacactgtgatcgGGAACTCCCTCGAGAAattgatgttttctttttctggcATTCGGTCTCAGTCAGAGCTGTGGCCGCTCGAGCTCCTGTGTCGCCGTGCACGAGGATAAGTGACCCTGAACTCTTTTCCCTCAAATGACCCAAACaatctccaccaccacctcacaaCACCTCAAACTCAATAACTAGAATGAATATTAGCGTCTACAACTGACCCTAACCCAACTGTTCTCTACAAACTTTCGGTATTGTTTTACACACATTTCCCAAAAAAGCACGCAACGCGCACGTCTATGTAAACAGTGCTGAAATAACACGTCACAGACGCCTTTTGAACTTCATAGGACATAAAATCCAGTTGCTAATAAAGGCAAATGTAACTTTAACACCCGTATCGTAACGGcacctattaacgccccagctattaaaaaagtgacaaacagttaaaaacatttatagatcgaaaactctttaatcaatcaatcttacatatttcagtagcgatgggtgtctagattaggactggtaacttgtttggatttcaactgaaacgtgctttcagtttttttcccgttgtgtagaccgacacccaaaattagctgatacaggaggtggaacccattaacagcctttctgtatatatgtctatggaaaactgtatgaccctcacaaattctcgttgcgaaatcgaattcgttcagttcgttccatgagggtttgtacacacagaaataaatcgctgtctagtacactaaataacgctgtgcaactgcaattttttgcacacatacaagttaaataccccttttgggtaggagcgtatggtgttcaagatccgttatcctggttgatacagaaatcaatattaagtaacatgtacccgcgtgaggctgttaataggtttcgggcgttaataggTGCCCTTACGATATATCACCCATATATCACCTGTGTATCACTTGTATATCTTAAGAATTATTTAACAGAAATCCTCCTCTGAGTAggcctatgacacacacatgcacacacatgggcaGTAGCTGCacagaacacagcaggaaagcactgcaacacacactgaacacagaaggaaagcactgcaacacacactgaacacagaagcactgcaacacacactgaacacagaaggaaagcactgcaacacacactgaacacagaagcactgcaacacacactgaacacagctggaaagcactgcaacacacactgaacacagaagcactgcaacacacactgaacacagctGGAAAGCAACACATactgaacacagcacacagcaggaaagcacagCAACGCATattgaacacagctggtaagatcattggtgccccactcccttccttgcaagacacatacaccacccgcctcacccggaaaagctacctcgattgcgagtgacaccagccaccccgcacacagtctgttcagcctcctaccctctggaagaaggtataggagcctccgttgccacaccaccagactcagaaatagcttcatacaccaagctgtcaggaagctaaattctctcccctcactccccccagccatatccgtcagtctgacatgaggctgaaatcccccccccgccccttaaaatcactcaggactcttgcacttttatcacttacgttcaccataaccacttactgttctacttgcactgctaatgttaacaaatacatcttacaggatgtctttttgctgcaATTACcaaattgtctttttttttgcactaccataacctcactttaaagaaaacgCATGCTGCTGTACattgtatctgtatgtttttacTTAGTATTTAC
Protein-coding regions in this window:
- the LOC105905178 gene encoding WD repeat and FYVE domain-containing protein 2-like isoform X1, which produces MAAEIRPRAQARKPVLLSKIETSQELVTTAVIIPKEDGVISVSDDRTIRVWLKRDSGQYWPSVYHSMPVSCSCMSFNPETRRLSVGMDNGVVLDFIVSEDYNKITPAHTYQAHGSRVTAVLFVLEMEWLLTAAQDRSICWHCTESGQLLGTHRTAAWVTGLQFDVETRHVFVGDQSGQVTILKLDQNTCSLVTTFKGHTGSVTALCWDAMQRVLFSGSSDHSIIMWDIGGRKGTAIEMQGHNDRVQGLCYAPHTRQLISCGSDGGIVIWDMEVERQETPEWLDSDSCQKCEQPFFWNFKQMWDSKKIGLRQHHCRRCGQAVCGKCSSRRSTIPLMGFEFPVRVCDSCCDSITEQERAPTATFHDSKHGIVHMHYEPTRSWLLTSGTDRVVKLWDMNPVIS
- the LOC105905178 gene encoding WD repeat and FYVE domain-containing protein 2-like isoform X2, yielding MAAEIRPRAQARKPVLLSKIETSQELVTTAVIIPKEDGVISVSDDRTIRVWLKRDSGQYWPSVYHSMPVSCSCMSFNPETRRLSVGMDNGVVLDFIVSEDYNKITPAHTYQAHGSRVTAVLFVLEMEWLLTAAQDRSICWHCTESGQLLGTHRTAAWVTGLQFDVETRHVFVGDQSGQVTILKLDQNTCSLVTTFKGHTGSVTALCWDAMQRVLFSGSSDHSIIMWDIGGRKGTAIEMQGHNDRVQGLCYAPHTRQLISCGSDGGIVIWDMEVERQETPEWLDSDSCQKCEQPFFWNFKQMWDSKKIGLRQHHCRRCGQAVCGK